One window from the genome of Metabacillus flavus encodes:
- a CDS encoding protein-glutamine gamma-glutamyltransferase, translating into MIIIQNKEMDYSKLKKEAKTAVQKEMILNMEKYKEKYVFVSMEQFSFELNMRNKVIDAAKALTYSGAEFATFETSMCNPALWILTERGAFILRQGVPSSAGIQDIFTNGRFYAFECATAIVILFYKAALDSLGARAFDRLFRGIVLRDWRHDEDLNIRTQRGNDYIPGDCLYFNNPDFDAQYPQWRGENTIMMGNKEYFGHGMGIKDADGVIKSLNDYRYPGSKRSAYLLSQTTRPDYKYLYFFSPANSGLPVYYQNRTIVSKIGSSTAAI; encoded by the coding sequence TTGATTATCATTCAGAACAAGGAAATGGATTACAGCAAGCTCAAAAAAGAAGCGAAAACAGCCGTACAAAAAGAAATGATCTTGAATATGGAGAAATATAAAGAAAAGTATGTATTCGTAAGCATGGAACAATTTTCATTCGAGTTAAATATGAGGAATAAGGTAATCGATGCGGCAAAAGCATTAACGTATAGCGGTGCCGAATTTGCTACTTTCGAAACGTCTATGTGCAATCCGGCTTTGTGGATTTTGACTGAAAGAGGAGCCTTTATCTTAAGGCAGGGAGTGCCTTCTTCTGCGGGAATTCAGGATATCTTTACAAATGGACGCTTTTACGCCTTCGAATGCGCTACAGCAATCGTTATTTTATTTTATAAAGCAGCCCTCGACAGCCTTGGTGCCCGGGCGTTTGACCGATTATTTAGAGGCATTGTATTAAGGGACTGGCGTCATGATGAGGATCTTAATATCCGAACTCAGCGCGGGAATGATTATATACCGGGAGATTGCCTTTATTTCAATAACCCGGATTTTGACGCGCAATATCCTCAATGGAGGGGTGAAAACACCATCATGATGGGGAATAAAGAGTATTTTGGCCATGGTATGGGAATTAAAGATGCAGACGGGGTAATCAAAAGCCTGAATGACTACCGGTATCCAGGGTCAAAGCGTTCTGCATATCTTCTTTCACAGACAACCAGGCCGGACTATAAATATTTGTACTTTTTCAGCCCGGCAAACAGCGGATTGCCTGTTTATTATCAAAATAGAACGATTGTCTCTAAGATTGGGAGCTCTACAGCCGCTATATAA
- a CDS encoding secondary thiamine-phosphate synthase enzyme YjbQ, whose product MITHTIETREHDEFKEITELVQEEVTKSGTKSGFVFIYCPHTTAGITINENADPDVKRDMIERFNIVYPWEMESDRHMEGNTAAHMKASTVGASEQIMIEDGRLVLGRWQGIYFCEFDGPRTRRIFIKITSD is encoded by the coding sequence ATGATCACTCATACAATAGAGACAAGGGAGCACGATGAATTTAAAGAGATTACAGAGCTTGTTCAGGAGGAGGTAACCAAGTCCGGTACGAAATCTGGCTTTGTCTTTATCTACTGCCCTCACACGACAGCAGGAATCACCATTAATGAAAATGCCGATCCCGATGTAAAAAGAGACATGATTGAAAGGTTCAACATCGTGTACCCGTGGGAAATGGAGTCAGACCGCCATATGGAAGGAAACACGGCAGCTCATATGAAAGCAAGTACTGTTGGAGCATCTGAGCAAATTATGATAGAGGATGGCCGTCTCGTACTGGGAAGATGGCAAGGAATCTATTTTTGCGAGTTTGATGGGCCAAGAACCCGCCGGATTTTTATAAAAATAACCAGTGATTAA
- a CDS encoding phosphotransferase enzyme family protein, whose protein sequence is MDSQYGNEEMLTGGNVSSVYRLGHTVRRELKPESIKIHTLLQHLESKGLNGVPKFLGIDEKGREILSFIEGEAGNYPLKTYMWSDEALKEIAKMLRRYHDAVSDFPMKETWQPIDNTPQPFEVMCHNDFAIYNIIFHQEKPAGVIDFDLAAPGPRLWDIAYTLYTCVPLSRLHHTEAGEAVYYDPLKDSERIKHRIEKFFDSYGLEGKKTGFLEMVLLRVEGLCKTMQRKAKEGDMAFQKMIDEGHYQHYQEDLQFIRDHGKEWI, encoded by the coding sequence ATGGATAGTCAGTACGGCAATGAAGAAATGCTAACAGGAGGGAATGTCTCCAGCGTATATCGGCTGGGACATACTGTTCGACGAGAATTAAAGCCTGAGAGTATAAAAATTCATACATTACTCCAGCACCTTGAAAGCAAAGGCTTAAATGGTGTGCCAAAGTTTTTAGGTATTGATGAAAAAGGAAGAGAGATTTTATCTTTTATCGAAGGAGAAGCCGGGAATTATCCGTTAAAAACATATATGTGGTCGGATGAGGCTTTAAAAGAAATTGCAAAGATGCTTCGCCGCTATCATGATGCGGTAAGTGACTTTCCGATGAAAGAAACATGGCAGCCAATAGATAATACTCCGCAGCCCTTTGAGGTGATGTGCCATAATGACTTTGCTATCTATAACATTATTTTTCATCAAGAAAAACCAGCAGGTGTTATTGATTTCGATCTGGCTGCTCCTGGTCCTAGACTTTGGGATATCGCCTATACTCTTTACACGTGCGTTCCTTTAAGCAGATTGCATCATACGGAAGCTGGTGAGGCCGTTTATTACGATCCGCTAAAGGATAGTGAACGGATTAAACATAGAATTGAGAAGTTTTTTGATTCCTACGGTTTAGAGGGAAAGAAAACAGGGTTTTTAGAGATGGTATTGCTTCGAGTAGAAGGATTATGTAAAACGATGCAAAGGAAAGCCAAAGAAGGCGATATGGCGTTCCAAAAAATGATTGATGAAGGACATTATCAACATTATCAAGAGGACCTTCAATTCATTCGTGATCATGGAAAAGAGTGGATTTAA
- a CDS encoding phosphoribosylanthranilate isomerase, giving the protein MITGESWDAQDIDIHVPGDKRGLEVPPELSIHNWMDIVKIMTLMEYSLIDLHEHGFYKEGLSVEFGIFDTLPNFARIQLVDLEIHHKENAKYYLLNPEQYLHVFNSSSKDSYRANKNNHKDLRKIDYLKNMIDYD; this is encoded by the coding sequence GTGATTACAGGGGAGAGCTGGGATGCTCAAGACATAGACATTCATGTACCAGGCGATAAAAGAGGATTGGAAGTGCCGCCGGAACTATCTATACATAACTGGATGGATATTGTGAAAATCATGACCTTAATGGAGTACAGCCTAATTGACTTGCATGAGCACGGGTTCTATAAAGAGGGATTATCAGTTGAATTTGGTATTTTTGACACTTTACCAAATTTCGCAAGGATACAATTAGTAGATTTAGAAATACATCATAAGGAGAACGCAAAGTATTATTTACTAAATCCTGAGCAATATTTACATGTTTTCAACTCTTCTTCAAAGGATAGCTACCGGGCAAATAAAAATAATCATAAAGATTTAAGAAAAATAGATTATTTAAAAAATATGATAGACTATGACTAA